The Setaria viridis chromosome 9, Setaria_viridis_v4.0, whole genome shotgun sequence sequence GAAAATTCGAAAAACACCAAAAGCTGTACCTGTGATCATTTTCACGTTAACACCAAGGTTCAGTGCCCTTCGTATTGTTTCGGCACTGTCATGCCTTGGAGGATCAAAGAGTGGCATAAGAGCAACGAAATGCCATGGCCCACCAGGACTCTCTTTCCTTCCATCTGGTACTTCCTACATGACAGAAGAAAACAACCATCAACTACGTATGAGCATACATGACAGAGGATGGTCAGAGGGGGAGTCGTGCAGCAACCATAATCATAAAATAATTCTGACTACTGCCTAATCTACACTTAGCTTAGATTCTGCAAGCTTTAACGCACTGTGAATGACTATTCTTCGAAGTTCACCCACCTGATATGCTACGGCAAGCGATCGAAGTCCACGCTCAGCAAACTTGTCAATTACAGCATGAACTCTTCGTTCTATCTCTGACTTGTTGTATGCGAGGTTGAGAATCTGCATGCAGTTTTGATCAATAGGACCATGCTATAAATGATAAATCCAGGTCATGCTTTTGAAGCTATGTTGCAATCCAATTTTGTTATACCTGCTCCGGTGCACCTTTACTAACACGGTACATCTTCCCATCACTATCAATGTATGTCAAGGCAGTTCTTTTGTCGGTAGGATTAAATGGCAGGAAATGAACCTCTTGAATACCAGCACGGGCCTGTGGGAAATATTGTTAGATGTTCCTATCATCGAACAAACAAGATTGGTATACCTATTCCGTCCCTATTTGACAAGAAATATACCTCTTTTGGATCAGCTAGCATCCCAACTATTGCAGTATCAATAGCATCTTGATTTTCTATTCGGGATGCTCTAGCAGCCATCAGAATTACTTGGTCTTGAGTCACGCCCCTTTCGAAAACCTGAACCAAAAATATATAAGTAAGTGTTTTAAGGTCAAATATAAAGGGCTAAATAATGGTGTTCAAGTCTAACCTCTATGAGGTTCTTGTCCACAGTGAGTTTATTGAGAGTCAAGGTTCCAGTTTTATCACTGCAAAGTACATCCATACCAGCCATCTCTTCAATTGCAGTCATTCTTTTTGTTATAGCTCCCtgcaggaaaaaagaaaaggcaattAAGTATATAGCATCGAAGTTTTGGGCCTGCCTGGTCATTACTTGTTAACAATGTTGTCAAAGAGAAGCAAACCTGCTGAGCCAAGCGATGGGACCCAATTGCCATGGTCACAGACAAAACTGTTGGCATTGCTATGGGAATTCCACCAATGAGAAGCACCAAAAGATTGTCAATTCCAGGACGATACGCCCTGTGCTGGATAGGGTACATGACAATTATCTCAACAAACATCCCCACAGCGATTGAGCAAATACAAAAGTTCCCAATGGCTGTCAAGACCTGCATCAATCACATGATATTGAATGCAATAATCTAGTGATGATTCAAATGGATAACAACAAATATGAGTGTATGTGAGGCTTTTAAATCTTGCCTTCTGAAAATGGCCAACTTGATTGGTGGAGTCGACAAGATGTGCAGCCTTCCCAAAGAAAGTGTGGACACCAGTTGCTATCACAACAGCCTCAATCTCACCCTGCTTGACCGTTGAACCAGAGTAGACGCCATCACCAGGACCTTTGGTGACTGGCAATGATTCTCCAGTTAATGCAGACTACAAATAAGAGACGAGACAAAAATGTGAGATGAAGAAACCTAGTAGGATCAAATATAGTGTGAAGGTGACTAAATGGCAACGACATTAAGGACCTGATCAATTTTCAAAGGATCTCCATCAAGGAGCCGAGCATCTGCAGGAATGATATCTCCAAGTTTAATGCTGACGATGTCCCCAGGCACAAGGATGGCTGCCTCTTCCTCGGTCCAACGGCCATCACGAAGCACCTATCCACCAAAACACAACATTAGTTCCAATTTTCTAAGATACATCACAAAGATTGTATATGGATAATACAGTGAAATGTCACGAACTAAATGGATAATTAAGGACCTTGGCTTTTGGTGCAAGACGGGCCATAAGTGCTGCAGCAGCATTCCCAGCATTATTTTCCTCAATGAAACTGATAGTTGAGTTGATGAGAAGCAGCGTGATGATACCAACAAAGTCCTGCCAGTCTGGTGGCTTCCCCTGATGACAATAAATATATCATCTATTGTTAACAGAGGAGACTGTAAActtcactcatcacccatcactaaaataaaagaaagcaaACCAACTTAATAAGATTTTTTGCATAGTCCCTACCCCACCATTGGCCAGTGCTATGGCCATGATAGCTGCAGCCTCCATGACCCACGACAGTGGATTCCACATGAACCCCAAAAACTTGAGAAATTTGCTCTCCTGCAGCAATCAACAGTCCAACTGAATGAGAAATTTGAAGTAACATAAAGAAGTGAATACTCATATTGACATATTGTTCACTCCGACAATCAGGAAGAAAAAAATCTTTCCCAATAGATGACCAGAGGGGCTGGAAAAATCTGACCTCCTTCTCTTCGAGCTTGTTGGGACCAAATATTTGCAGGCGTTGCTGCGCCTGCTCGGAAGTGAGCCCCCCATGGCTGCATCTCAGATTCTCAAACACTTCCTCAAGTGGGATGTTCTCCTGAAAAATATTGTAACAACACCTTTTTACAGGCCATACACAAGCGAGCAATTTAATTGCCATGATgaacatcaaaataaaagacaaaATATAATGCTAGTTTCAACTTGCCAGTGTGCACCCTACTATTGCTACCAACCAAACCCAGGGTCTATGCGTCTAAGGCACATTTCCAACAGAACAAAACTTGCACATAGATCATTTAACCAAATTTAGtaaaaaatagagagaaaaataaaaaagggacATCACGAAGTTAAGGCAAGATGTCAACAATCAACATATTCGTACAAGCATAGGGATATCGTAATCACAAAGAGTAGTAAGAAAGACGTCAACTTATGCATACAAGTTTACAAGCAAAGGGATGTCATGATCAGAAAGAGTAGCAAAACCACGGAACTCTAAAATTAGTAAGCGCAATAAAGAAAGAACTGTAGTACAGGGACGTCACCTGGAATTCTGAATTTTACAAACATTAAAAAAGAAACCATCCCAGTTCTGCCACCCACCGCACCAGCCGAACAAGAATTAGCAAGCTGGAAGCCTCTTCACATCTCCAAGCACAAGATGAATTTGCAACGAAATACTAATGCGTGAATCCAAAAACATAGAACGGAAAGATTTGCCGTTTCTACAACGTCGCAACGTgaaccaaagaaaaagaaacaaagaagaaaaacaaaaacaaacagACGTCCACTCCTGCATATCACCCAGAAGATGAAGAATTAGCAGACCAATTCTCCCCACCCTGCATGCTAAGGCCACCACGTTCTTGGCAAGTAATCAAACCACAACCCACATGCCAATTCCACTACGATCCCCACAAACGAAACTGCCCGTGCTACAGTTAATCCAAGAACCAAGATACGCCCAAAGGCAGCCTTGTCAGGACCTTCCACTACAACCCAAAGAATCGCCCCAAGAGAGAGCCGGAAGTTACCAGGTCGACGGCCTCCTTGAGGACGGCGTCCAGGTTCCCCTCCTTGTCGGCCATGGCGGCACCCCTCTGATCTCCTCCGGCCCGCACGAAGCCCCCCTCTGTTCTCCGCCGCTCGGCAACTCCCCCTTTTGGATTTATATGCGGGGTTCTAGAGCATTGTAAATGCCAGGGGTTTTTCTGTGCGTGCGGGAGAGTGAGCGAGTGACGAAACCTCTGGAGCGGCGGAAGTAGGAGGAGAGAGTGGGTTTCCACGCGGCGCGGAACAGACAGCTCGAGAAGAGAAGGTGGAAGAAAGCAACAAGAAATGGGGTTtgatttgaaaaagaaaatcgcCGAGGGAATGAAAAGGGTAGGTAAAGGCAGGAATTGGTAGGAGAAAAGTGGTTTTACAATGCCATTGGATCCTCTGCGGCTCTAAAATTCATGGTTCCGTGTGTGTGCGGTAGCTTAAAATGTTGGAACCATCACCGCAGCAAATGTTGACACCAAAAGTGGCTGATGACAATGGAACATTGGAACCAAAGCATTTCTACCGGAAACCTTGATCGATATTTCTGTGTATGTAAAGAAAGAACTCTAAATCCCTTTATTCGAGGCTCATGACCATAAGCACAACATACATAATACACAATCAAGATATATATACTGCAAAATACGTATTTAAACATATGGTTGCGTAATATGTTGCCTTTAGTTTCTGATGTAAATTGCATAGAATATACTTAAACAGAAAGGCAACCAAGCTGACACCTTATGACGAGAAAAATTATATACAATCAAGGCGGATCTGCAGGGGTGCTGGGTGCTGCAGCACCCCAAGTCCATGTATTTCTCAAGTAAAATTAACTTTTTAGCTCCAAAGTTCACATATAAACTATGAAGTTAGACTAATTACAAGAGGTTCAGCATTCCCTTCTTGTCGATTCTGGCTCCGCCTACAGTAGATATAACATTTACTGTATGAAATTACTCCCTCTGATCACATATGCTGATATACTAGATGTTTGGAGAAGATATGTTCGTTTTCTTCAAGAAAATTTCTTCAAGAAAAAGAGAAGGCATGCTCAAACTTAGGAATATATGGTTATCAATGATCTTTAGTTCAGAAAATAAAGATCACATGTAATATTTTTTGTTGAAAATTACTTTTGTAATCCCACGAAAATCATTAGATGTTTAAATATATTTGATAAAAATAGTACAGTAGTCAAAGTCAGGCCATCAAGTTTTTTTGTCAGCACGACTATTATCCAATCTAACTaagaatttttaaaaaatactttTAACAGCTTGTTCCTACCCTATTGTCTCTCTAGTCATCCAAGAATCAGAAGCTTCTACTTTGGATATCTTGAATTAGGTGTTTCAATCAATATTTGATTTGACCGCTGCCAGAGAAAATGCTAAAACTTAGAGAAAAATCTAAAAACtaatctaaaataaaaaatattttttgtaaAGTAATCAAGGATGGTTATTATATCCTACTCCCGTTCTTCATGGAACAAGAATTCTACTTGAGAAAGCAGAGTACTCCAAACCCAGGAAACAAACAAACTACTAGTTGACAGACTCAAAAACGATCACTTTCTAACAACTTATCTGTTCTTTTTGTTCCAGGTTAACTTATGTTACCTAAGCAAAGATGCTCACCTATCCTATTTCCATTCAACATTTAACGAGAATTCTAGATGAAGCATCAAAACAAGAGCTTCTGTGCTGACAGAACACGAATGATTAATGCGCCTATAACTTCTACAAAAGATTCTTGATTCGTTTCCTGTCGTTGTTGACAAACAAGAACTACGTAGTCGTGGCATTTACACTCTCTTCGGTTATCAAGTGGAATCTGAATTATTTGAAAATGAAGGAACTGACAGTTCTCCTATACAAAGCTAGTTTTTCTTTATAGCTTTCAGTCCAAGCACTTTCAAAACTGGCAAGAGGATAGTAATCCGGTGTTAAAAGGGAGCTTAAGCTTTGGAACCTACGATAAAAGGCTATTTAAGAAGAGAATGAAAGGGGATTTCACCTAGGAAttaacttttaaaaaaaaggcgGCGACTCCACCTTTATGTTCACATGCCTGCTAGCTAGCTACTACTAAACACACTAGCCAGTGATAACattctctcctccttccttggAAATTACATCTATAGTAATAGTAGTAATACGGTAAGTGAACAGTAATTAGCAGTCAACAACCAAACTGCACCAAGTTTGTAGCATTGATGCCGTGCATAAAGCTTATCGCTAACTACTTGCAGATCGTTCGGATGTTGATCATTCGGATGCTAGTCTTCAAATGTCTAATAGCATAAGACTATGCGTATTCTAGTTGAGTTCTGATGAAGCAAATGGCAGCTTAGGATGTGATCAAATGTCTTAATTTATTGATGTGCAGTCTCCTGTTGATTCTGAAAGAAAAACGAGCATGATCCAGCAAAGCGTAATTTGATATAATACAGATAGATCTCATGACTCATCGTCACGCATTAGGCGTGAGAACAATGGCAACAGGGACCCTTGCTACACTTGCTCGAATGATGACGTACCTGGTTAAGGGAAAACACACACTGTAATGTCCATTCCAATCATTCTGGAAACAGCTGAATTCTACAACTTCAGGATTACAGGATGGTAGTTCCTGCACCCTGATCTATTGGCTACTATACAAATACAAGCCGAAGTGAGGTGTTTTTTTATAAAGCTCAAAAATTAAATCTCTTATGCAGGTTATTTTCAGGGGTATACGTTCAGACTCTTTTCTGGTCTTAACTGAAAAGGAGGAGCAGCGCCACCAAATAAGAATGCCATGCCAATGTTAAGAGGCCACAGTGATTGACATCTTTGCCAATGTAACAACTAGAATTCGTCTCCGAAGCTATGGTCGTTTCTTGGTGTCTAGATGATGTAATTTcttccttaattaaaaaaaaagagcatgTATCGCTTACTCCGAAGTGCATTGCCAATTTTTTAATCTAGTTTGTGCGGCAGACCAGCAGTTAGGTTTGCATCAGAATTTCTGAAAGAATAAAAACtgcagtgttttttttttatcatcagATGCATGCTAAATGTTTATCATGATGAAAAAGTGGGATCGCAGGAACAGAGACCCGCACATCAAATCTTTCAGGCCAAATAAGTACCATGACATGGGGAAGTGCGAGATGCTTCTGTACTGTGGCAGCAGCCAAGAACGCAGGAAAGCGACTCCTCTCCTCAGCAGCTTTGGTTGGTGAAGTTGCCTTGCATCTTCTATCTTGTTGCCTTTTTTATCACCCAATGTAAAAGGCATAGTTATCTAGtagtgtttttttaaaaaaaaagagtagtgATTTTATATTAGCAAAAAGCAATGATTCTTCCTCAACCTTTTTCCTATCGATAGGATGAAGCTCAAATTGGAGAGCGCCATTTGTGTAATTCGCGAACAATTTTCAACCGGTATGGTCTCAAATCTCAATGACCTACTCTCATCTCCCATGTGCTTCTTTGAcaactggattttttttttttgacgccTAACTGGATCATATATTGCACATCTTCATTGCACTAGTCATGAAGTTTAGCCTAGTTCAACGAGAAAATCTGAGATTTGTCAGCTGTCTCCCGAATCTCTTTAACGTAATCTTTTAACCCTTGCACGGTTGTACCTTCGCATTAAACAAATATCGTCCATGTTTCAGTTACACAGTAGTCTTCAGACTGATCTGCCCGTCTGATTGAACTCACGCCCATTGTTCTCGAGACAGCAAGCTCGCCCCATCACTCAAAAGAAGAGAGGTAGTCTCACCACCCATTTCGATCTTGATACGCGCACACGGTGTTGCATTGAAACCTTATTCGGAGaactaggatttttttttttttgaaaactgtaCAGCGGGGGAGGCCCCCACTGTgataaaatatattaaaaagaaagaaggaactGTACAAGATAATAACAAAAGGGGCACCAAAGTACTAAAAAAACACTCGAACTCGATGCAAAGAGAAATCGAATTTAGATGATAGGGACTGAGCATGCACATCAATAGTGACCATCATCACCCACACGGTTGATATGGAAATACCACAAACAACCCCGCACCAGTGAATAATGCAATTATTAGCATGTGCAGCAAAGCGTCCAGGAACAAGTTAAGCTGGTTCCGATGCTTACAACATCATCAACAGTTACTTCAAGACAGCCAGCAAAAATTTCTTGTTGATTCAGATTGTCAAA is a genomic window containing:
- the LOC117840584 gene encoding plasma membrane ATPase 1 is translated as MADKEGNLDAVLKEAVDLENIPLEEVFENLRCSHGGLTSEQAQQRLQIFGPNKLEEKEESKFLKFLGFMWNPLSWVMEAAAIMAIALANGGGKPPDWQDFVGIITLLLINSTISFIEENNAGNAAAALMARLAPKAKVLRDGRWTEEEAAILVPGDIVSIKLGDIIPADARLLDGDPLKIDQSALTGESLPVTKGPGDGVYSGSTVKQGEIEAVVIATGVHTFFGKAAHLVDSTNQVGHFQKVLTAIGNFCICSIAVGMFVEIIVMYPIQHRAYRPGIDNLLVLLIGGIPIAMPTVLSVTMAIGSHRLAQQGAITKRMTAIEEMAGMDVLCSDKTGTLTLNKLTVDKNLIEVFERGVTQDQVILMAARASRIENQDAIDTAIVGMLADPKEARAGIQEVHFLPFNPTDKRTALTYIDSDGKMYRVSKGAPEQILNLAYNKSEIERRVHAVIDKFAERGLRSLAVAYQEVPDGRKESPGGPWHFVALMPLFDPPRHDSAETIRRALNLGVNVKMITGDQLAIGKETGRRLGMGTNMYPSSALLGQDKDESIAALPVDDLIEKADGFAGVFPEHKYEIVKRLQARKHICGMTGDGVNDAPALKKADIGIAVADATDAARSASDIVLTEPGLSVIISAVLTSRAIFQRMKNYTIYAVSITIRIVLGFMLLALIWEFDFPPFMVLIIAILNDGTIMTISKDRVKPSPLPDSWKLAEIFTTGIVLGGYLAVMTVIFFWAAYKTNFFPRIFHVESLEKTAQDDYQKLASAVYLQVSTISQALIFVTRSRSWSFVERPGFLLVFAFLVAQLIATLIAVYANWGFTSIKGIGWGWAGVVWLYNLIFYFPLDILKFLIRYALSGKAWDLVIEQRIAFTMKKDFGKEERELKWAHAQRTLHGLQPPDAKLFPERVNELNQMAEEAKRRAEIARLRELHTLKGHVESVVKLKGLDIDTIQQSYTV